A part of Pirellulaceae bacterium genomic DNA contains:
- a CDS encoding phospholipase: MTAAAPLVQTLHRINRQKSDLISQLQRCPKLIAVAQTQLKQAQDHIQATRQKLTKARLDAEMKQLQMKEREQKIHNWRGKMNAAKENREYQALKDQIAADTQANVVLSDEILELLESIDAIGVELQQAEADAKAKQSECERIVGEVEQRRQVLENELARVQTELTEAELQLSGDFKRDYQRLVATKSDDAMAELEGNCCGGCCQSLTPMLIERLTTGQSIACPSCGRLVYKNQDR; this comes from the coding sequence ATGACTGCCGCCGCACCACTGGTTCAAACTCTGCATCGCATCAACCGTCAGAAATCGGACCTGATCAGCCAGCTCCAGCGTTGCCCCAAATTGATCGCCGTAGCCCAAACACAGCTAAAACAGGCTCAGGATCATATTCAGGCCACTCGACAGAAGCTGACCAAGGCTCGATTGGACGCTGAAATGAAGCAATTGCAAATGAAAGAGCGCGAGCAGAAGATTCACAATTGGCGCGGAAAGATGAACGCTGCTAAAGAGAATCGCGAATATCAAGCTCTCAAAGATCAAATCGCAGCTGACACGCAAGCCAATGTTGTACTGTCCGATGAGATACTTGAGCTACTTGAGTCGATCGACGCGATTGGCGTCGAACTACAACAGGCCGAGGCCGACGCCAAAGCCAAGCAATCGGAGTGTGAACGAATCGTCGGCGAAGTAGAACAGCGCCGCCAAGTCTTGGAAAACGAGCTGGCGCGCGTACAAACGGAATTGACCGAAGCCGAGCTACAACTGAGTGGCGATTTCAAACGCGATTACCAGCGGCTGGTGGCTACCAAGAGCGATGACGCTATGGCAGAACTGGAAGGTAACTGCTGCGGCGGTTGCTGCCAAAGCCTAACACCCATGCTGATCGAACGTCTGACAACGGGTCAGTCCATTGCGTGTCCAAGTTGCGGCCGATTGGTTTATAAGAACCAAGACCGATAG
- the fae gene encoding formaldehyde-activating enzyme, protein MSLLVGEALVGEGDEIAHIDLMIGSKNGPVGVAFANALSTQSAGHTNLLAVLTPNVAVKPSTVMITKVTIKGMKQAVQMFGPAQAAVAKAVADQVAAGVIPKDQAEDLVIVCGVFIAPTAEDNAKIYNYNYEATKQAIAAAMTGKPTAAEMIAQKDTAQHPFKGFN, encoded by the coding sequence ATGTCACTCTTAGTTGGCGAAGCCTTGGTGGGTGAAGGCGACGAGATCGCTCACATTGACCTGATGATTGGTAGCAAAAATGGTCCTGTCGGCGTTGCCTTTGCCAATGCCTTGTCTACTCAAAGTGCTGGCCACACAAATCTGCTGGCTGTGCTGACCCCCAACGTTGCCGTCAAGCCCTCGACGGTCATGATCACCAAAGTCACCATCAAGGGCATGAAGCAAGCGGTCCAAATGTTCGGTCCGGCCCAGGCCGCCGTGGCCAAGGCGGTCGCCGACCAGGTGGCCGCTGGCGTGATCCCCAAAGACCAAGCCGAAGACCTAGTCATCGTGTGCGGTGTCTTCATCGCTCCAACTGCTGAAGACAACGCCAAGATCTACAACTACAATTACGAAGCCACCAAGCAAGCGATCGCAGCCGCGATGACTGGCAAGCCCACCGCCGCTGAGATGATTGCTCAGAAGGACACGGCTCAGCACCCTTTCAAGGGATTTAACTAA
- a CDS encoding bifunctional NADP-dependent methylenetetrahydromethanopterin dehydrogenase/methylenetetrahydrofolate dehydrogenase, with amino-acid sequence MHRPRILIQLDTDPQASVFDAVVAVDSQVDHLLQHHGVDTSNVTSLVHGAMFTRGPEELKNTAIFIGGSNVTAGEQLLKTIKSTFFGPVRVSVMLDSNGANTTAAAAVLCAGRHIPLAGQRAVVLGGTGPVGLRVAQLLARQDAEVWLASRQHSKATQACRSIESLLPADCKGKVHPMSSQDAHDLQPNMNSATLVFACGAAGVTLLSEQQLSQAAKLRVVIDLNAVPPAGIHGIDPMDKAKQRSSRIDYGAIGVGGLKMKIHRASIAALFQRNDLVLDAAEIFEIGRQLEQKSE; translated from the coding sequence ATGCATCGCCCTCGCATCTTGATTCAACTGGACACCGACCCGCAGGCCAGTGTATTTGACGCAGTCGTGGCGGTCGATTCTCAAGTTGACCACCTGCTTCAGCACCATGGCGTTGACACGTCCAACGTGACTAGCCTTGTTCACGGTGCCATGTTCACCCGTGGACCCGAAGAATTGAAAAACACCGCCATCTTCATTGGCGGCTCTAACGTGACCGCTGGCGAGCAGTTGCTCAAGACAATTAAGTCTACCTTCTTTGGACCTGTTCGAGTGTCCGTCATGCTCGATAGCAACGGGGCCAACACAACGGCGGCAGCGGCTGTGCTGTGTGCGGGTAGACATATCCCTCTAGCTGGTCAGCGGGCTGTGGTTCTTGGCGGAACCGGGCCAGTCGGCCTGCGGGTCGCGCAGCTTCTGGCGCGGCAAGATGCCGAGGTCTGGCTGGCTTCGCGCCAACATTCAAAGGCAACGCAAGCCTGCCGATCGATTGAATCACTGCTGCCTGCCGACTGCAAGGGAAAAGTTCATCCAATGTCCAGTCAGGACGCCCACGACCTGCAACCAAACATGAATTCTGCCACATTGGTGTTTGCGTGTGGTGCCGCGGGTGTAACCCTGTTGAGTGAACAACAATTGTCGCAAGCTGCCAAGCTGCGCGTAGTCATAGATCTGAACGCTGTGCCGCCCGCTGGTATCCATGGCATCGATCCGATGGACAAGGCCAAGCAGCGTTCCAGCAGAATCGACTATGGGGCCATTGGCGTCGGCGGATTGAAGATGAAGATCCACCGGGCATCGATCGCCGCATTGTTCCAGCGGAATGATCTGGTACTGGATGCAGCAGAGATTTTCGAGATCGGCCGACAGCTTGAGCAAAAAAGCGAATAA
- a CDS encoding Gfo/Idh/MocA family oxidoreductase, with product MSKLRLAIIGGGHLGRIHAKLADGNEQFEVVAVADPSPESQATVQAQLNLPVVADYRELISRIDAAIIAAPTVSHYEITSELLRAGVHCLVEKPLTSTTDQANRLVQIARRHVRVLQTGHVERFNPKWTTALPHLGMPKFIEAQRCGAYSGRSTDIGVVMDLMIHDLDLILSLDRTPIERIEASGMALLGSHEDIAETRLTFASGLVANLKASRLASAASRRMSLYTTAGYADIDFNADSLKIMRPSEDVMARLVALDELPAPQRMAEKDRIFEHYFTVETLPALGRNAILDEHNDFALSIQTGSTPAVSGEDGARAVDVATRIVDAISQHAWDGQSSRAWRIGALAMLQPRVLPMHAHRDANSHSSARRAS from the coding sequence ATGAGTAAGCTTCGCCTAGCAATTATCGGCGGAGGCCATCTAGGTCGTATTCACGCCAAGCTGGCTGATGGCAACGAGCAGTTTGAGGTGGTCGCCGTAGCCGATCCCAGCCCGGAATCGCAAGCGACGGTCCAGGCTCAACTCAATCTGCCGGTGGTAGCCGATTATCGCGAGCTGATAAGTCGCATCGACGCAGCCATAATTGCGGCGCCGACGGTCAGTCACTATGAAATCACCAGTGAATTGTTGCGGGCCGGCGTTCATTGTCTCGTAGAAAAGCCGCTGACCAGCACCACCGATCAAGCGAATCGGTTGGTGCAAATTGCCAGGCGCCATGTGCGCGTGCTACAGACAGGCCACGTCGAACGGTTCAATCCCAAGTGGACTACCGCCTTGCCACATTTAGGAATGCCCAAGTTCATCGAAGCCCAGCGTTGTGGCGCCTACAGTGGTCGCAGTACCGATATCGGGGTCGTCATGGACTTGATGATCCACGACCTGGATTTGATTCTGTCTTTGGATCGAACACCGATTGAGCGCATTGAGGCCAGTGGCATGGCTCTGCTGGGCAGCCATGAAGACATTGCCGAAACGCGGCTAACATTCGCCAGCGGGTTAGTTGCCAACCTGAAGGCATCGCGACTGGCTAGTGCAGCATCCAGACGTATGAGTCTGTACACAACGGCTGGATATGCTGATATCGACTTTAATGCAGATTCGCTCAAAATCATGCGCCCCTCCGAAGATGTGATGGCACGACTGGTGGCGCTGGATGAGCTGCCTGCACCGCAGCGCATGGCTGAAAAGGATCGGATCTTCGAGCACTACTTTACGGTCGAAACTCTGCCGGCGCTGGGACGCAATGCAATCCTGGATGAGCACAATGATTTTGCTTTGAGCATACAGACTGGCAGCACACCGGCTGTCAGCGGCGAAGATGGAGCTCGGGCCGTTGACGTTGCTACGCGCATTGTCGATGCGATATCCCAGCATGCATGGGATGGTCAGAGCAGTCGGGCCTGGCGCATTGGGGCCTTAGCGATGCTGCAACCACGCGTGTTGCCAATGCATGCGCATCGCGATGCGAATTCCCACAGTTCAGCTCGCCGCGCCAGCTAG
- the lpxA gene encoding acyl-ACP--UDP-N-acetylglucosamine O-acyltransferase encodes MATIIAHTAVVDPRAELDDEVRVGHHCVIGPHVRIGRGTRLENNVTLTGHTTLGRDNHLFPGVVIGAEPQDLSYQGSPTQVIIGDANVFRESVTINRATEKEDGITELGSNCYLMTCSHVAHDCKVGDRVIMANNVMLGGHVHVQHDATLSGGAAVHHFASIGCYSFVSGLSRVLHDVPPYMLVEGFPARPRTVNVVALKRKNFSTEAIKALMEAYRLLYRSRVGMEHAREILMASGSLMPELQVLFDFIQDSQGGRHGRGRDRRKAA; translated from the coding sequence ATGGCCACTATCATCGCTCATACCGCCGTTGTGGACCCACGCGCCGAACTGGACGACGAGGTCCGCGTGGGTCACCATTGCGTCATCGGTCCACATGTGCGTATTGGGCGTGGAACGCGGCTTGAGAACAACGTAACGCTTACGGGGCACACCACTTTAGGGCGAGATAATCATCTGTTTCCAGGCGTCGTCATTGGTGCTGAACCTCAAGACTTAAGTTATCAGGGGTCGCCGACACAGGTGATCATTGGAGACGCCAATGTATTTCGCGAATCCGTGACCATTAATCGTGCGACTGAAAAAGAGGATGGCATCACAGAGTTGGGTAGCAACTGCTACCTGATGACCTGTTCCCACGTGGCGCATGATTGCAAGGTGGGCGACCGAGTCATCATGGCCAACAATGTGATGCTGGGAGGTCATGTGCACGTTCAGCATGATGCTACCCTCAGTGGTGGCGCAGCCGTTCATCACTTCGCATCTATCGGCTGTTACAGCTTTGTGAGTGGTCTGAGTCGAGTGTTGCATGACGTACCTCCCTACATGTTGGTGGAAGGCTTCCCGGCACGACCCCGAACCGTTAATGTCGTGGCGCTTAAACGCAAGAATTTTTCGACCGAGGCTATCAAGGCGTTGATGGAAGCCTATCGACTGCTGTATCGATCACGCGTCGGCATGGAGCATGCTCGCGAGATCCTGATGGCCAGTGGATCGTTAATGCCAGAACTTCAAGTGTTGTTCGACTTCATTCAGGATTCTCAAGGCGGTCGCCATGGTCGCGGTCGCGATCGGAGAAAGGCGGCATGA
- the lpxC gene encoding UDP-3-O-[3-hydroxymyristoyl] N-acetylglucosamine deacetylase → MHRNPPVRNQTTLRGPCSVTGRGYWSGQVNTLTFLPAPAGTGIRFFRQDLNDSRGVQAVFEHCQGLSLRTCLSSGWLKFEMIEHVMAALAGLRVDNIQVHCTASEIPGMDGSSLAFTNALSNVGTIQLPAARPTLVVDRTIRLGDQRAWLTIEPAERFTVEYQLDYGSGSAIGQATYMAEITPQVFYEQLAAARTFITQQQADQLQARGLAKHVTNRDLLLFDQSGPVNNQLRFPDECARHKVLDVVGDLAVVGVDLLGKVTAHGSGHQLNGQLAGHLRELYLHHPRTADPTSSMRCAA, encoded by the coding sequence ATGCACCGTAATCCTCCTGTTCGCAATCAGACGACGCTTCGGGGTCCCTGCTCGGTCACCGGTCGCGGTTACTGGAGCGGGCAAGTCAACACGTTGACATTTCTGCCGGCTCCGGCTGGCACAGGAATTCGCTTTTTCCGTCAAGATTTGAATGACAGTCGCGGCGTACAAGCCGTATTTGAACACTGCCAGGGCCTGTCGTTACGAACGTGCTTGAGCAGCGGTTGGCTGAAATTCGAAATGATCGAACATGTCATGGCAGCTCTGGCCGGCTTGCGCGTGGACAATATTCAGGTTCACTGCACAGCCTCCGAGATACCCGGCATGGATGGCAGTAGCCTGGCGTTTACCAATGCACTCTCGAATGTAGGAACGATACAACTTCCGGCGGCGCGCCCGACTCTCGTAGTCGATCGTACGATTCGACTGGGCGATCAGCGGGCTTGGTTGACAATTGAGCCGGCCGAACGGTTTACCGTCGAATATCAATTAGATTATGGCTCGGGTAGCGCAATTGGCCAAGCAACCTACATGGCTGAGATAACGCCACAGGTGTTTTACGAGCAGCTTGCAGCGGCTCGCACGTTCATCACGCAACAGCAAGCGGATCAGCTGCAGGCGCGTGGGTTGGCCAAGCATGTGACCAATCGTGATTTGCTACTATTTGATCAATCAGGACCAGTGAACAACCAGCTCAGGTTCCCGGACGAATGTGCACGACATAAAGTCTTGGACGTGGTAGGTGATCTAGCGGTGGTGGGCGTTGATCTGCTAGGTAAAGTCACGGCGCATGGAAGTGGTCACCAGTTGAACGGTCAACTGGCGGGACACCTGCGTGAGCTGTATTTGCATCACCCAAGAACTGCCGATCCTACTAGTTCGATGCGTTGTGCCGCCTGA